Proteins from a genomic interval of Sander vitreus isolate 19-12246 chromosome 6, sanVit1, whole genome shotgun sequence:
- the c6h7orf78 gene encoding putative uncharacterized protein C7orf78 homolog — MAPNCLLHPVSSVSLEEKIQFSASQRLSFARSKWFTLPESESHSDVRSIKPPDFSLKLYRSLSVPQKKERKTHSNLPQPSETKRRTGIFLPNVLHESYQREESPKFITSYRPPDVLESELMFVKTGKYLSGPYKNPKPHNFRPLNEDLPDIVTTYERDPGNLNLKLKHLDIVRTTRAESDLSSKDTKTSMDTYKPAEPKWDARLILPQLLWPPKSASYTRHRRRRGAYSAFLERVEEKLSRSWKK; from the exons ATGGCTCCAAACTGTTTGTTGCATCCAGTGTCCTCAGTCAGCTTGGAAGAAAAAATCCAATTCTCTGCAAGTCAGCGTCTCTCTTTTGCAAGAAGCAAATGGTTCACACTCCCCGAGAGTGAGAGCCACAGCGATGTGCGGAGCATCAAGCCACCAGATTTCTCTCTTAAACTGTACAGATCTCTGTCAGTGCctcagaagaaagaaagaaagacgcaTTCAAATCTACCTCAACCAAGTGAAACAAAGAGGAGAACTGGAATATTTCTACCAAATGTTTTACATGAGAGTTACCAGAGGGAAGAGTCTCCAAAGTTCATCACATCATACAGGCCTCCTGATGTTCTGGAATCTGAGCTGATGTTTGTCAAGACTGGGAAGTACCTTTCTGGGCCTTACAAGAATCCCAAACCACATAACTTCAGACCA CTCAATGAAGACCTTCCAGACATAGTTACTACATATGAGAGAGATCCTGGTAACCTGAATTTGAAATTAAAACACTTGGACATCG TCCGGACCACTAGAGCTGAGTCCGACTTAAGTTCAAAGGACACCAAGACATCGATGGACACGTATAAACCTGCAGAGCCAAAGTGGGATGCGAGGCTCATACTCCCTCAGCTGCTCTGGCCTCCAAAATCAGCTTCCTATACT AGACACCGACGAAGAAGAGGAGCGTACAGCGCATTCTTGGAACGCGTGGAGGAGAAACTCTCAAGATCGTGGAAAAAATAG
- the arl4aa gene encoding ADP-ribosylation factor-like 4aa, with protein MGNGLSEQPSFLSNVPFFQSFHIAILGLDSAGKTTVLYRLQFNEFVNTVPTKGFNAEKVKVPLGGHRTVTFHFWDVGGQEKLRPLWKSYTRCTDGIIFVVDSVDAERMEEAKTELHKIAKTSENQGVPLLVVANKQDLRHSLGLAEIEKVLSLKELGPATPWHLQPTCAIIGDGLREGLDRLHDMILKRRKVLRQQKKKR; from the coding sequence ATGGGGAATGGATTGTCAGAACAACCTAGCTTCCTCTCCAACGTCCCGTTCTTCCAGTCGTTTCACATCGCCATTCTCGGCCTGGACTCTGCAGGGAAGACCACCGTTCTGTACAGACTGCAGTTCAATGAGTTTGTGAACACGGTGCCCACCAAAGGTTTTAATGCGGAGAAGGTGAAAGTGCCTCTGGGCGGCCACAGGACtgtgacgttccacttctgggacgTCGGTGGCCAGGAGAAGCTACGCCCCCTGTGGAAGTCGTACACGCGATGCACGGACGGCATCATATTCGTGGTGGACTCCGTGGATGCAGAGCGCATGGAGGAGGCCAAGACGGAGCTCCATAAAATAGCCAAGACCTCTGAAAACCAGGGGGTACCCCTGCTGGTGGTAGCCAACAAACAGGACTTGAGGCACTCTTTGGGACTTGCTGAAATTGAGAAAGTTCTGTCACTGAAAGAACTGGGCCCTGCAACTCCCTGGCACCTGCAGCCAACCTGCGCTATCATAGGCGATGGACTCAGGGAGGGTCTGGACAGACTCCATGACATGATCCTTAAAAGGAGAAAGGTGCTGCGCcagcagaagaaaaagagaTAA